A stretch of the Corylus avellana chromosome ca6, CavTom2PMs-1.0 genome encodes the following:
- the LOC132183953 gene encoding histone-lysine N-methyltransferase ASHH1 isoform X1: protein MDQHTEELPEYIDINQNDFSYRKHKKQKEEDIAICECKYNANDPDSACGERCWNVHTSTECTPGYCPCGVLCKNQRFQKCEYAKTKLFQTQGRGWGLLADEDLKVGQFIIEYCGEVISWKDAKRRSQAYEIQGLRDAFIISLNASESIDATKKGSLARFINHSCQPNCETRKWTVLGEIRVGIFAKEDISRGTELGYDYNFEWYGGAKVRCLCGAASCCGFLGARSRGFQEDTYLWEDDDDRYSVEKIPLYDSAEDEPSSKLLKSVDSSNSEYNIDGKIKYSMTMTVGVGSEHQFETNALVVQPPDPVPMEAVVVNEVKAEASVEMKPYSQDTQQAFSQKNAMISRIRSNSACRNYHIGPGSLTKKRSKHYSNGRLKQLAQDQVNAKFIALLLVTKQAQEEILRCEEIKNNANSVLDSLYNEIRPAIEEHERDSQDCVATSVAEKWIEACCSKLKADFDLHYSIIKNVACTPRRPHPEAKLSEGDNESGIRYLATD from the exons ATG GATCAACATACTGAAGAACTACCAGAATACATAGATATCAATCAAAATGATTTCTCATATCGAAA GCACAAGAAGCAGAAGGAGGAGGACATTGCTATCTGCGAATGCAAATATAATGCCAATGATCCTGATAGTGCATGTGGGGAGAGGTGCTGGAATGTACATACCAGCACAGAATGCACTCCTGGTTACTGCCCTTGTGGTGTGTTGTGCAAGAATCAG AGATTTCAGAAATGTGAATATGCTAAAACAAAGTTGTTTCAAACTCAGGGCCGAGGGTGGGGTCTTCTAGCTGATGAGGATCTAAAG GTGGGACAGTTTATTATTGAATACTGTGGCGAAGTAATATCATGGAAAGATGCAAAGCGAAGATCCCAAGCTTATGAAATTCAGG GTCTCAGAGATGCATTTATAATTTCTCTCAATGCTTCTGAATCTATTGATGCTACTAAAAAGGGAAGCCTTGCTAGGTTTATCAACCATTCATG cCAACCAAATTGTGAGACAAGGAAATGGACTGTATTGGGGGAAATAAGGGTTGGAATATTTGCAAAGGAAGATATATCTAGAGGAACAGAATTGGGATATGACTACAATTTTGAATGGTATGGTGGTGCCAAGGTTCGCTGCCTGTGTGGTGCAGCAAGCTGTTGTGGATTTCTTGGGGCAAGATCTCGTGGTTTTCAG GAGGATACCTATTTGTGGGAAGATGATGATGACAG ATATTCAGTTGAGAAAATTCCGCTCTACGATTCTGCAGAGGACGAACCTTCCTCTAAGCTCCTCAAAAGTGTTGACTCCTCAAATTCTGAGTATAACattgatggaaaaattaaatACTCCATGACAATGACTGTTGGTGTCGGATCTGAGCACCAATTTGAAACCAATGCTCTTGTTGTTCAGCCACCTGATCCAGTTCCCATGGAGGCTGTAGTTGTCAATGAAGTAAAAGCTGAAGCAAGTGTGGAGATGAAACCGTATTCACAGGATACTCAACAGGCCTTTTCACAAAAGAATGCAATGATATCTCGCATACGAAGTAATAGTGCGTGCCGGAACTATCACATTGGACCAGGGTCCTTGACAAAGAAAAGATCAAAACACTATTCCAATGGAAGGTTGAAACAACTTGCACAGGATCAAGTTAATGCAAAATTTATTGCCCTACTTTTGGTAACAAAGCAAGCCCAAGAGGAAATCCTGAGATGTGAG GAAATTAAGAACAATGCCAACTCTGTGCTTGATTCCTTATACAATGAAATACGACCTGCCATCGAAGAACATGAAAGGGACAGCCAAGACTGTGTAGCTACCAGTGTAGCAGAGAAGTGGATAGAAGCCTGCTGCTCAAAATTGAAGGCGGACTTTGATCTTCATTACTCAATCATCAAAAATGTTGCCTGCACTCCCCGAAGGCCACACCCCGAAGCAAAACTGTCTGAAGGAGACAACGAGAGTGGAATCAGGTACTTAGCAACAGATTAA
- the LOC132183953 gene encoding histone-lysine N-methyltransferase ASHH1 isoform X2 — translation MDQHTEELPEYIDINQNDFSYRKHKKQKEEDIAICECKYNANDPDSACGERCWNVHTSTECTPGYCPCGVLCKNQGRGWGLLADEDLKVGQFIIEYCGEVISWKDAKRRSQAYEIQGLRDAFIISLNASESIDATKKGSLARFINHSCQPNCETRKWTVLGEIRVGIFAKEDISRGTELGYDYNFEWYGGAKVRCLCGAASCCGFLGARSRGFQEDTYLWEDDDDRYSVEKIPLYDSAEDEPSSKLLKSVDSSNSEYNIDGKIKYSMTMTVGVGSEHQFETNALVVQPPDPVPMEAVVVNEVKAEASVEMKPYSQDTQQAFSQKNAMISRIRSNSACRNYHIGPGSLTKKRSKHYSNGRLKQLAQDQVNAKFIALLLVTKQAQEEILRCEEIKNNANSVLDSLYNEIRPAIEEHERDSQDCVATSVAEKWIEACCSKLKADFDLHYSIIKNVACTPRRPHPEAKLSEGDNESGIRYLATD, via the exons ATG GATCAACATACTGAAGAACTACCAGAATACATAGATATCAATCAAAATGATTTCTCATATCGAAA GCACAAGAAGCAGAAGGAGGAGGACATTGCTATCTGCGAATGCAAATATAATGCCAATGATCCTGATAGTGCATGTGGGGAGAGGTGCTGGAATGTACATACCAGCACAGAATGCACTCCTGGTTACTGCCCTTGTGGTGTGTTGTGCAAGAATCAG GGCCGAGGGTGGGGTCTTCTAGCTGATGAGGATCTAAAG GTGGGACAGTTTATTATTGAATACTGTGGCGAAGTAATATCATGGAAAGATGCAAAGCGAAGATCCCAAGCTTATGAAATTCAGG GTCTCAGAGATGCATTTATAATTTCTCTCAATGCTTCTGAATCTATTGATGCTACTAAAAAGGGAAGCCTTGCTAGGTTTATCAACCATTCATG cCAACCAAATTGTGAGACAAGGAAATGGACTGTATTGGGGGAAATAAGGGTTGGAATATTTGCAAAGGAAGATATATCTAGAGGAACAGAATTGGGATATGACTACAATTTTGAATGGTATGGTGGTGCCAAGGTTCGCTGCCTGTGTGGTGCAGCAAGCTGTTGTGGATTTCTTGGGGCAAGATCTCGTGGTTTTCAG GAGGATACCTATTTGTGGGAAGATGATGATGACAG ATATTCAGTTGAGAAAATTCCGCTCTACGATTCTGCAGAGGACGAACCTTCCTCTAAGCTCCTCAAAAGTGTTGACTCCTCAAATTCTGAGTATAACattgatggaaaaattaaatACTCCATGACAATGACTGTTGGTGTCGGATCTGAGCACCAATTTGAAACCAATGCTCTTGTTGTTCAGCCACCTGATCCAGTTCCCATGGAGGCTGTAGTTGTCAATGAAGTAAAAGCTGAAGCAAGTGTGGAGATGAAACCGTATTCACAGGATACTCAACAGGCCTTTTCACAAAAGAATGCAATGATATCTCGCATACGAAGTAATAGTGCGTGCCGGAACTATCACATTGGACCAGGGTCCTTGACAAAGAAAAGATCAAAACACTATTCCAATGGAAGGTTGAAACAACTTGCACAGGATCAAGTTAATGCAAAATTTATTGCCCTACTTTTGGTAACAAAGCAAGCCCAAGAGGAAATCCTGAGATGTGAG GAAATTAAGAACAATGCCAACTCTGTGCTTGATTCCTTATACAATGAAATACGACCTGCCATCGAAGAACATGAAAGGGACAGCCAAGACTGTGTAGCTACCAGTGTAGCAGAGAAGTGGATAGAAGCCTGCTGCTCAAAATTGAAGGCGGACTTTGATCTTCATTACTCAATCATCAAAAATGTTGCCTGCACTCCCCGAAGGCCACACCCCGAAGCAAAACTGTCTGAAGGAGACAACGAGAGTGGAATCAGGTACTTAGCAACAGATTAA
- the LOC132183953 gene encoding histone-lysine N-methyltransferase ASHH1 isoform X3, with amino-acid sequence MDQHTEELPEYIDINQNDFSYRKHKKQKEEDIAICECKYNANDPDSACGERCWNVHTSTECTPGYCPCGVLCKNQRFQKCEYAKTKLFQTQGRGWGLLADEDLKVGQFIIEYCGEVISWKDAKRRSQAYEIQGLRDAFIISLNASESIDATKKGSLARFINHSCQPNCETRKWTVLGEIRVGIFAKEDISRGTELGYDYNFEWYGGAKVRCLCGAASCCGFLGARSRGFQEDTYLWEDDDDRYSVEKIPLYDSAEDEPSSKLLKSVDSSNSEYNIDGKIKYSMTMTVGVGSEHQFETNALVVQPPDPVPMEAVVVNEVKAEASVEMKPYSQDTQQAFSQKNAMISRIRSNSACRNYHIGPGSLTKKRSKHYSNGRLKQLAQDQVNAKFIALLLVTKQAQEEILRCEFFCRKLRTMPTLCLIPYTMKYDLPSKNMKGTAKTV; translated from the exons ATG GATCAACATACTGAAGAACTACCAGAATACATAGATATCAATCAAAATGATTTCTCATATCGAAA GCACAAGAAGCAGAAGGAGGAGGACATTGCTATCTGCGAATGCAAATATAATGCCAATGATCCTGATAGTGCATGTGGGGAGAGGTGCTGGAATGTACATACCAGCACAGAATGCACTCCTGGTTACTGCCCTTGTGGTGTGTTGTGCAAGAATCAG AGATTTCAGAAATGTGAATATGCTAAAACAAAGTTGTTTCAAACTCAGGGCCGAGGGTGGGGTCTTCTAGCTGATGAGGATCTAAAG GTGGGACAGTTTATTATTGAATACTGTGGCGAAGTAATATCATGGAAAGATGCAAAGCGAAGATCCCAAGCTTATGAAATTCAGG GTCTCAGAGATGCATTTATAATTTCTCTCAATGCTTCTGAATCTATTGATGCTACTAAAAAGGGAAGCCTTGCTAGGTTTATCAACCATTCATG cCAACCAAATTGTGAGACAAGGAAATGGACTGTATTGGGGGAAATAAGGGTTGGAATATTTGCAAAGGAAGATATATCTAGAGGAACAGAATTGGGATATGACTACAATTTTGAATGGTATGGTGGTGCCAAGGTTCGCTGCCTGTGTGGTGCAGCAAGCTGTTGTGGATTTCTTGGGGCAAGATCTCGTGGTTTTCAG GAGGATACCTATTTGTGGGAAGATGATGATGACAG ATATTCAGTTGAGAAAATTCCGCTCTACGATTCTGCAGAGGACGAACCTTCCTCTAAGCTCCTCAAAAGTGTTGACTCCTCAAATTCTGAGTATAACattgatggaaaaattaaatACTCCATGACAATGACTGTTGGTGTCGGATCTGAGCACCAATTTGAAACCAATGCTCTTGTTGTTCAGCCACCTGATCCAGTTCCCATGGAGGCTGTAGTTGTCAATGAAGTAAAAGCTGAAGCAAGTGTGGAGATGAAACCGTATTCACAGGATACTCAACAGGCCTTTTCACAAAAGAATGCAATGATATCTCGCATACGAAGTAATAGTGCGTGCCGGAACTATCACATTGGACCAGGGTCCTTGACAAAGAAAAGATCAAAACACTATTCCAATGGAAGGTTGAAACAACTTGCACAGGATCAAGTTAATGCAAAATTTATTGCCCTACTTTTGGTAACAAAGCAAGCCCAAGAGGAAATCCTGAGATGTGAG TTTTTTTGCAGGAAATTAAGAACAATGCCAACTCTGTGCTTGATTCCTTATACAATGAAATACGACCTGCCATCGAAGAACATGAAAGGGACAGCCAAGACTGTGTAG
- the LOC132185041 gene encoding leucine-rich repeat receptor protein kinase EMS1 → MGELDKPLQAIIAASASFFFMIILFAILFVLCKRNKKRGDQARGRGRVQARALPKLPKTELSSIAVDESAASFDPSLRLSMEDLVKATKNFSADLIVGDGSFGLVYKAQLPSGGTVAIKKLDPDAFQGFREFRAEMETLGKLRHPNIVKILGYCVSGAERLLVYEYIEKGSLDQWLQDASSENDDMAALLQGGVRKPLSWETRIKIAKGVANGLAYCHGLEKPIIHRDIKASNVLLDSEFEAHIADFGLARRIDSLHSHVSTQVAGTMGYMPPEYKEGFTAATVKADVYSFGILMLEIATGKRPNLPMVMDGKQVLLVEWAKRMVAENRQMEMVDANIWREGLVEGNVKDYFDVAAKCTVESPRERPVMAEVVELLDLIPG, encoded by the coding sequence ATGGGTGAATTGGATAAACCGCTCCAAGCAATTATCGCAGCGTCGGCAAGCTTCTTCTTCATGATCATTCTCTTCGCTATCTTGTTCGTTCTCTGTAAACGAAACAAGAAAAGAGGTGATCAGGCCCGAGGCCGCGGGCGAGTCCAAGCACGTGCGCTCCCCAAACTACCTAAGACAGAGCTATCCTCCATCGCCGTCGACGAGAGCGCCGCGTCCTTCGACCCATCCCTCCGACTCTCCATGGAAGACCTCGTCAAAGCCACAAAGAACTTCTCCGCCGACCTGATTGTCGGCGACGGCAGCTTCGGCCTCGTCTACAAGGCCCAGCTCCCCAGCGGCGGCACCGTCGCCATCAAGAAGCTCGACCCAGACGCTTTCCAAGGGTTTCGGGAGTTTCGGGCCGAGATGGAGACTCTGGGCAAGCTTCGACACCCGAATATCGTTAAGATTCTCGGCTACTGCGTCTCGGGCGCCGAAAGGCTCTTGGTTTACGAGTATATCGAGAAGGGTAGCCTCGACCAATGGTTGCAGGACGCGTCATCGGAGAACGATGACATGGCGGCGCTCTTGCAGGGGGGTGTACGGAAACCGCTGAGTTGGGAGACGAGGATTAAGATTGCCAAGGGCGTGGCTAATGGGTTGGCCTATTGCCATGGGTTGGAGAAGCCCATTATTCATAGGGATATAAAGGCTAGTAATGTGTTGTTGGACTCGGAGTTTGAGGCGCATATTGCGGATTTTGGGCTGGCAAGGCGCATCGACTCCTTGCATTCACACGTGTCCACACAAGTGGCGGGCACGATGGGGTACATGCCCCCAGAGTACAAGGAAGGGTTCACTGCAGCGACGGTTAAGGCCGATGTGTATAGTTTCgggatattaatgttggagattGCGACCGGGAAGCGGCCCAATTTGCCAATGGTAATGGATGGGAAACAGGTTTTGTTGGTGGAATGGGCCAAGAGAATGGTGGCCGAAAATCGGCAAATGGAAATGGTGGATGCCAATATTTGGAGGGAGGGGCTAGTAGAAGGCAATGTTAAGGACTATTTTGATGTCGCTGCCAAGTGTACTGTGGAGAGCCCAAGAGAGAGGCCAGTTATGGCTGAGGTTGTTGAATTGTTGGATCTAATTCCAGGGTGA